CGAGGATGTCGGGTTGGTCGCGGATGCGGGGCGGCGGCCTAGGTGGTGGTTTCCACGGTGCTTGGGTGGTGCCCGTGGCTCGGATGCTGCCCAGCTTTCATGGCCGTGAGGGCGGCGTGGTGGCTGGTGATCGATGGTCGGTGGTGGTGGTACGGCCGTGCCCATACCTATTTCGGACCGGAATCATGCGAACTGGGGTGAAAACCCTGCCTGCCTTCGGGCGGGCCGTCGGTGACGGCGCCCGTGGGCGTCGCCTCCTTCGTGAAGGCATCGTCGCGGCTACTTGATCATCTCCGAGACACTCTGGGGTGAAATCCCAGATCATTTTGATTGGGCGGTGACGGCACTCTGGTGTCGTGTCCTTCCTGAAAGCACCGCTTTGGAGGCCTCGGCTCGTGCatgtttggctatgcttcatttgcCTCAAGTGGTGCTTTGTTGCTTATCTTTCGTTTGCTTGGTGGTATCTGGATGTAGCTGAGCTTCAACATCTATGTATGTAGCCTAGAGTGTGGTGGTGTCGTGTTTGTATCCGGATGGTTGTTGTGGTcagtgctttatatataaaacggggAACGAGCCTTTTTCGTCAATAAAAGCAAAGGTGATATTTCGTTAAATATTTAATTACGATGGACAGATAATTTTTTGTAATAGTAGTATAAAAATGTGTACTTCTGTTGTATTACAAAAATTGGTCGATCTTAGATGTACGTCATGAACCGTTTGAACAATGCGCACATCGCTGGGTTGACATATTTTCTGAATACATCCTATGGAAATAGATTGAGAAGGAAAGTGAAACGGATATGTTGACCATGTTTGTGTTTGAAGTGTGAAATTTTGTGTTTAAATCTCAGTGACTCTGAACCAATCcagtactctctccgtcccaaaatttttgtcttaaattagtttagatacggatgtatctaatactaaaatgtgacttgatacatccgtatttggacaaatgtaagacaaaaattttgggacCGAGGGAGTACTTCGAACATCTCCCACCTGTACTGAAGCATTGTAATTCAACTCTAACATAATTGTGCTGTTTAtttattttaattaattatttcagttattcctGAATCAAGATGAGCACCCGTAAACACTGTTGCTCCTTCTTTTTGGGCACACATTCACACCGCTGGCATTTGTTTGACGGTTGAGTGGCGCACAATGCGTGGCTGGCCATACAAGGTCACGCGTAGTGCTCTGCACCGAGCTCGATCAGATGCATGGATGGAACACCAGGCCCTGCTGGGCTCTGCTTTTCTGACCGCAACGTCCCCAAAGCTGATGTACTTCTGCTGCAAGAGCTCAGCTCTGCACCAAGCTCGATCTTGTACATCAATGGAGAAAACCTAACCAAAGTTAGGATCGATGAGATGGAGTACTGCTCCTGCTGATGTATCCTCACCTTTCATCTGACCGGGAGTCAAAGCACTGCTGCTCCTGATGTATTTGTAACAGATGCACGGCGCGTACCGCGTGAGATCGGTGGGCATAAAAACATGATGGGGCTTTTGCGTTCATGCCCCTACTTTCAATATGAAGTTCATCAATGGTGATTTAGCTCCTAAAACCATACTGGCAACAGCAGCACTGAGCACTCAGCCCTGCTCTTACCTCTCCATATATACTTGCTTCTCTCGCTTGCTTGGCCGGCCAAGTAGCAAGCTCGCTCACTCCTCGGTCCCTAGTCTGGCAAGAGAGAAGAGAGATGGCTCGCCCCTACCACCTGCCCCTCCTCTCCGTCTTGTCCTTCCTGCTCCTCACCGGCCTTGTGACTGCTGATCTGTCTGGAGGGAATAAAGTCGGGAAGATTGTGACCATGACCGTCCAGTACCCGGCCGCGGGCTCGCCTCCGGGGGAGAAGACCACGATCTCAGCGCACTACGTTGATGAGCACGGGGGCGGCGACCGCCGCTTCGACCTCGACTGTGACGACGACGAGCcgtacgtctctctctctctctctctctctctctctctctctctctctctctctctctgtgtgtgtgattTCGCTTGGTTTAAAAAATTTCTAGCTAAGCTTGCTGCTTGCGACTGAACTCCAGCCTCGGTTTCGCCGTGAAGTACCTTATCACGACCCTGGAGGGGATACGAGATGCGCGGGAGTCTCGATCCGAGGTAACTAACGTTGAGTTTGCCCCACCCTGTTCCTTGTTCTTGTTGGTTTCAGAACGCAATGTGAAGTGCTGATCTTGACCTTTGCCTCATTAAATGTTTCTCAGCTCTAGTACTACCTGGACCTTCACATACGTACGGTGCTCAGCATGGTGGATGGTTGCATGTCCAGTACCCAGTGGAGTAGGCGCCTTTTACTTTGTGCTGTAGTATCAGACTATCAGTAAGGGAAAATTTCTGGCTGTACTTCCATATTGTTGTACCCTCTATCAGTAACCAGTGCCAGTCGGAGAGGTAGCAGTGTGGTATAGTACAGTGTGAAACTCTTCTATTCTATGGTGTGGTATCAAGTATCTCTGTAGTATATCTTGGATTGTGTGTGTCGCTTAGCATAAGAGAAGATCGTGTGAAACTCTTATGAGTTCGTTCGAGAAAGAAAATTGTATTCTTATGTCTTCTATTCTATGCATTAATTTTCTGCTAAATTTCTGTCAAGTGGAGAAAATCAATTGTGCTTTCGGAAAACATTAACTAAATATAGCATAAACTCGAACACAAGATGCCATAAGCAACCAGTTAAAATGGCACCTATGACAGTAAGAGAGAAGAAAATCAAGAATTTAACAAAAAATCAATTAATTAGCACCAGCGGTATCACCTCTCTCTATATATGAGTTATCCAATACCCGTCTTCAACAGACAATTCAAGGAATGCCTCAACATAGTTAAGTTGAATGCACTAGGAACACTACCCAAACCGCATATATAACGGAAGCAAAATATGAAGTTCGCCACACCTGGCCAAAATACGAAAATTGACCTCTTTTGGGAAAGTTTAGCACGAAATGACCCTGTTCGAAGTGTTTAACAAGATCTGACACTCAAATGCAGTCATGGAAGAACAAATAGAAAGTATTACAAATATTTGCTTGAACCTAGTCATAACTAGAACTTGCAGACTCGGGTCCATCTAATTCAGTACTCTTTACTCTTTCCACAACCTCATCAAGACTAAAGACTTGTCACAAATGCAATGACTTTCTCCTCGTTGTCAACAATCTTGGCATAGTTACTCAACAAAGTCGCCTTGTCCATGTAATGAGCATTAACAAATGTCGCTATCTGAAAACAATGGCAAGAAACATAATGCATCAACGAAAACTCTATTGCATAACATTTAAAGCACATTGCAAGAATATAGCATCAAGGAATAAACAATCTATAATAGTCCATGCCATTACATCTATTCCCCCTCTAACACAAACCCTAGCCCTAACCCTAGTTCATTCATGTCACAGATCATAAATATACGACTAATACTAGTGCTTACTACACATCACAAAAATTATATTGACCACTATGTCACCACTTCAAGAGTGGATTTGGGAGAAATCCCCAAAACTAGAATTTGGGCACACTTGACCAATGCCACCCAACAAATGAAAGTCAACCAAATCGTGGGAGATGTGAGAGGTTACCTCAACGGATGGAAAGGAACCGAATCCACGGATAAATGTCACCAAATTGACTTGGCATTGATACTCAcattttttttggatttatttcagcCTTTCCGGCGATGTTTATTCAGTGGGAGTAGACCTTCCCATCGACTATGAGGTGTCTGTGGTGACTTGGTAAATCTCAAATTGTTAAGCTGGCACATTATCTCAGAGGTGCtgataggggtagggtgtgcgtgcgtgcgttcataggggtgagtccATGTGCGTGTATGTGAACTTCCACGGTTGTACCGTGTTCAAAAAAATTGAAGTAACATCATTGACTCGTAAATGATATTCCTATAAAATCATTTTGGTTAGAAACATCGAACAACATTGTTGTGAAATTTTAGTTAAGCAGATATTAAATCACAGACATCAAAAGCAATAGTGAAAGCCACAAAAAAAATGAAATGCATACACAATAAAAGGAATAATGTGTATAGAAATAAACAAAAGGATAAGGTAGGAGGGCTGATTTAGATCAAATGAAAAGTAATTTtggtaggtactccctccgtccaacgatataagacgttttttgcaaATTAAGCTGCATACTACAAATATGAACGAACAAACTCGAACAGCAATTTCTCCCAAAGGAGAGCTTTCTACTCTGAAACAAGAGTACAAGACGTCTGTTTTGACTTCCAACTACTCCACTGATGAGCAAGCAAACAGAAAGCACATGCATTGATTCAACAGAAACTCTTTGAGTCAAACTGTCAGCTTGGCGCCGGTCTGGGACAGTTGAGGCGACCGTTGAGAAAGTAGTAGCAAGCTGGTAGATGAATGATCACACCCTACGGCCTGCAACACTGCGGCTGATCGAGTAGATCGGCGCACACAATGCAGTGATGCAGCTGCCGTTGCTACTACTTTTTGGGCACATGCACTGCTGGTATATTTGTTTGACGGCTGAGTGGCACGCACTGCGTGGCTTGCCATCAAGTATTTCTCTTGGTCGAACATTTGCTTCCTAGCCAGTCCAACCAGGCCTTCACTCCTTACTCCTTGGTTACGGTTTCACTGCCTCTCATCGGAGTCGCCACGTCTCATCTCCTACGTTCCTTGGATCATAGAGGCgcagtggatcccggcccttgctggCGGGAGGGCTGCATTTTTAGGTGTTTTTtgaagttttgttagggtttgtgccatGCGTACAAAGACGAGGCAGAGGCGGCCTCTTAAATATGAAATAAGGTCCTTCCCACCTAGCACCTGTTTCGGCGATGTTTCTAGTGTTGCCAGAGTGCGTGTGGAGGTGTGTATCCGGCGGATCTCGTGGGATTGGATCAGTGTTTGTCTCCGGTGGATCCGGTCTTCGTTTGTCTATGTGTTTGCAAGTTTGCACATTCTACATGATAAGTCATCCAAACAGCATCAAATTTGTATCCGCCAACAAGTATTGTCAATATATTTGGTTATTGGTTGGACGGAATTCTAAATAGTTACAAAACGCAAATAAGGGTGGAGGCGtatgccttactatggtcgctttggctatgtagaaatgatttaatttttaatgacaaaaatgcttctcctctgCAGGTTATCTTTTGTTGTACGCACACGCTTCATACGTGGTCTACGCTACAACGAGCGGAGCACTAACCACTGTTCAAGGCAGTGTGTATGCagttggagcaggtggctatggaGGTTTTTTTCCCCAACATGGGTGTCAGCATAACCTCCAGATCGATCCACCGCCAAGTTCGACATAGGCAAAGTGTCGGTCCATAGAACTCTACTGTTGCCGATTTTGTCGGTTTCTTATATTTTCTAGTGCTAGACTTTTGGTGTTTGGCTATGTGCAtgctagttatgcagaggccgggtgttactcataatgttttgtatccgcttgatgcaaCATTTGAGATAATAAAATTGCCCTTTATCGAAAAATGTGTTTGTGGGTTGGATCTTTTCGATCTAGGATTCTCTTCATCGTCGGTGGTTGCTGttttggtgcgctggtcctatggggccttagcacgaggACTTCCCGTCTGTCTACTATAACAATGTTTATCTGGCTCCGATGAGGgaagggcgatgacggcggcgctccttcggctcgctccactgtttatagtcgtcgctaggtggtctacggacctggatgtaaTTCTTAGTTCTGGTAGTTCTTTATACTACCTTGACAATTGATAAATAAATTGAAAGTTTTCTCGTAAAAAATAAGTATTTGTAGTACAAGTTTGCCCGTGTGGAGTTTCTCTGAAATTTTGTTTTTTACGCTCATTTTGTCATCAAGTACTTGGGCAACACTTTGGCGTATTTCAAAAGATATTTGACAACAAAACTTGACATTATTTGCTTATTCAAATTTTGACAAAAAACTTTCTTTGCCTCTCCCATGCCCCCTTTTATACAGCTTCGTAATTTTGCACCTATTCTGTTAAGAGTATGTAAGGCATGGTGTCAGCTTCACAGTAAAAAGACAAGTTTGGCCGCCCAGACTTTCTCTGGAACTTCGTGTTTTACGGTCATTTTGCCATCAATTATTTGGACACCACTTTGGTGTATTTCAAAAGATATTTGACAATAAAACTTGACATTATTTGCATATTAAAATTTTGACAAAAAGATTGTGCATCTCCCCTCGTGTCGCAACTGGGCCGCACGCCCGCGCTCCCTAGCCTCCGTCCGCCATgccgcaccaccctccaaactGCCACACATCGGTCGCCACCCACTACCATTTTCTCCAAGAGCAAATAGCCACGAAGAGTAGCCTCGGGCTTGTTGGAGGGGTTACGCCATTTTGGGGAAGGGAGTTTGTATGGATAAGCAAGCTTAGGGCTAGGATTGTCTTTTATTTTTTTCGGTAATGTGCGTGCTCCCATTTATGAAAACACTTCCATCCAATTCCAACTAACGGAGCGTAAGCAAGGGGCAAATGGTGTCTCCCGATTTTTTTATTAATAATGAATAAGAATTCTCTAATTACGGAACTGGTAAAGGACAGCTGAAAATTGTGAAAGTAGGAAGGACGTTGTGATTAATAGCGTCCTGGTCCGGCCGCTATTGCTAAGGACGTCCAGGGGTGGACGCTATTGTTAGTAGCGTCCTGTGCTCTGTCTTAAATTATTCCCTTGACCCAGCGGTAATCCATTTCTGAGCCCGGGCTTAGCTGCATCCACCCCGACGAAAAAACTCAAAATAAAtattagaaaaaaattcaaaaaaattcaatttttgtgtggtagatattttgatgcgtgaggttcgctcCAATTTTTAATCATTTGAACATCCGAGCAGCTCtcgacaaaaaagacaaatccggggtctgtaaaaatgtttactgttcacgcactgttccgacccgatttgtcttttttgctgagagctgcttaGATGTTTAAATGATCTAAAAATTAAAGCGAACCGCACGCATCAagttatctaccacacaaaaaaaattggaattttttaaatgtttctagtatttgttttttttttactgactgggtgcagatgagcctgggcaccgaaacgCCGCTTAGCGGTAATCCATTTCTGAGCCCGGCCTCTTTCTCGTGAATGATGTGTTCTTCCCTTAACTCGACTTGTTTCCTCCATTATATTTCGTTTTTCCTAGGCCAGACGATGAGCCTAAAGCGAAGACATGAAAAGAAAATTATAGGATGCTCCCATTTTCCCAAGCTTTTGCTATTTTACATATAAATTACTAGTACGATAGTAGCTACATACCTGTTTGATTATTGTTAGTTGTGGAGCGTCGGGCCTGTGGCCCCATTCGCCTTCCTTGCATCTCATCCATGTACATCGGTGTTCCCTCGTGTTGACGAGGTCCAAGTATTTGATTGTAAAGAGAATTTATTATATGATGGCTTCACATTTATTTAACATTGTCTGGCCAATGCCCGCACGTTTAACATTAACATTGTCGACGGCTGGGTACCCAACCTTCCCCNNNNNNNNNNNNNNNNNNNNNNNNNNNNNNNNNNNNNNNNNNNNNNNNNNNNNNNNNNNNNNNNNNNNNNNNNNNNNNNNNNNNNNNNNNNNNNNNNNNNNNNNNNNNNNNNNNNNNNNNNNNNNNNNNNNNNNNNNNNNNNNNNNNNNNNNNNNNNNNNNNNNNNNNNNNNNNNNNNNNNNNNNNNNNNNNNNNNNNNNNNNNNNNNNNNNNNNNNNNNNNNNNNNNNNNNNNNNNNNNNNNNNNNNNNNNNNNNNNNNNNNNNNNNNNNNNNNNNNNNNNNNNNNNNNTGATGCTCTAAGTCCTTGACATATCTTCTTGATATCTTGAAAAGTTGTTTCCTCGTATGCTGGAAATGTGACTTTGGGAGGAACACTATACTCCACACCCATAGATCCATGTTACACTTCACCATCAAGATACGTTAGAACAATTAACATGTTCTCGGATTCACCTGCAGACATGAACATGTAGGAAGTAGATTAAAATCTTAAATTGATTTACTATCGACTCAAGGTTGAATTTTTCACGACCTATCAGTTCTCATAAACTAGACAATTACCAATTATATTACCAGGAATAAAAATCCAATCATCTATATATTGTATGCAGTACACTTGCAACCATGGAACGAATTATACAAAAAACTTGATAGAGGAGATGCAATACGGCGTACAACTCACATGAGCCAACTACAGGTCAAGTGGATGATCCTAAATTCCTAATGATGAGCGGCCGGCGAGACAACACGACTCTCATGATGATTGCTGATGTTGGCCGCTGGAGCTTGCTTACGAGACGTCTAGATCAAAAGCGACGGCTGCATGCGTATTAGGGTTTGCAGATCAGAAACTGTTACATATATCAGAGAAGAGAAAAGAGGACTCGGTTGAGCCTAATAAGTCGAGCCACATAGCTGGACGTCGTGCATAAGAGCGTCCATAAAGGAACGCACTTAGCAATGGCGTCCAGACTTGGACGCTGCTCTTCATAGCGTCTTACTATTCTGACAATTTCCACCTGCCCTTTACCACTTCCGTAATTACAGAGTTTTTATTTATTATTAATAAAAAAATCGGCACAGTTGAGAAGGCAAAATCATCATGTTAGATAAGCGAGGGTAAAACTGCAATTGGAATTCACACAGTGGCAACGGGCCAACGGCCAACAGTACATCTGCAGCTGTTCACGCGGCTCACGCAGCTCTGCTCTAACCTAACCGGTCCATATATGCTTCTCTCGTCTTCTTGGCCGGCCACGCAGTTGAAGTAGCAAGGAGTAGGTTTTGTGCACTCCGCCCGAAGTCTGCCCATGGCACGGCTCTACCACCTCACCCTCCTCTGGGTcttcctcttcctgctcctcaccGGCCTCGTGGCTGCTGATCTGTCCAGAGGGAAGAAGGTCGGGAAGAAGGTGACCATGACCGTGCGGTACCCGGCTGAAGACTCGGGGGAGAAGATCACGATCTCGGCGCACCTCGTCGGCGAGGGCGGGGTCGGCGACAGCCACTTCCATCTCGACAGCGACGACTACGAGCcgtatgtctctctgtctcttttCTCCAACTCATCCTCACAAATTAAGCACATACTCCAACGGGTCGTGTGGTTTTGCTTGGTTTAATAATTTTTTTAGCTAAGCCTGCGGTCGATCTGCAGCATCGTTTTCGCCGTGAAAATCCTTGTCTCGGCGGCCCTGGAGAAGGTAGGAGATCCGCAGGCCTCTCTATCCAAGGTAACGCACATTTTGCCCCTCCCTATCTCATCCATTGGTTCGGATTTCAGAACGCAAATGTAAGCTACTGACCTTTGCCTAATTGTTTCTCAGATGTAGCTTCACGGTGCTCAGTGGTGGTTGCATGCCCAGTCAGTGCACATTGGAGATGGAGATCCTCTTTACTTTCGTCTCAGCGAGAATGCATTAGGTTCCTTTTACTATTTTGCTGTAGTACCGTCTGCAAGTAGCATTGCCCATTCGGGGAGCGTATCCTATGGGCTATTATTAGGATGTAGCAATGTGGAATTGTGCATGGTGCTGGAGTCTAACTTCAGCTATGTCTGTGTATCTTGGTTTCTGTAATCTTTCGGGTTCGAGGAACAAAATAGTTCGTTGTTCTTCAATTTATTTCTGCTCAGTTTCCATCAAGTGGAGGATCTCTATTGTGTTTTATTAACAGATTAAATAGAGCATAATTGCACAAGTAAAAGACACAGAGATACTGGCAAGGAACCGATGCGATTAAAAACAGAGAGATACACTAGCTAATAACACCATGATGACAGAGTTGTCTTATTATTTAcgtgtctttttttcttttcttaagtTGGATACTCGGAACTCGATTAATTAAACAAAATAAAAGAGAGATGTCCAGTTAATTTATGAAAAGCGAACAGAAGCCGTTACAACACACCCCTGCCTTGCTGCAGTGTCCCCATCTCTGACTCGGACTCCATCTAATCCACCGGGGGTCAAAGCAAGAAGGCTCCCCAACCTATACCTGTCAAGCTATGAACTCGCCTGCGCCTAGGACGTTGTGGCGAGACGCTCACCGCCAGCTCCGGCTTGGCCTTGGGGCTTCGCTCCTTTCCCATCTAAATCGACTCACACAATTTGTAATTTTAGCCAATTGAGAATTAACAAAACCGAAATTCAATTGGTTGTAGAAAATATGAATGAACACCCTTTTCTCGTGAATCAAAGAATCTATTTCAACTCTGTACCAATGAGCAAACAGAAGGCACATGCATTCAACACACACTTTGACTGAGAAGCGAGAACCCAGCCACCAGCAGCCGTTTGGTAGACGGTGCTACTTGTGTTGAGGCGGCAGTTCAGGCATACGCTCCATGCATGAGTTGATCGATCACACCAAAGTTGTAGTAGCACCGGTGACTCGTGCATGATCACTCTGTCAGTGGCGGATCCAGTGGGGGTTCCGTGGGTGCCTTGGCACCCCCTCCAAAAAAGAAATTCTTTTTTAATCTAGTACTCCTTGCCTAATCCTTTGTGTATTACTGTATAAGGGTAGAATGATAAGCTGACATTTTTTTTATGGTTATATCTGACATTTTTATTAGAATAAATTCGAGGTACTCCGTCGATCATCCCaggatcaagcaatcacacgagcacgacaccgagatttgttaacgaggttcaccgatatggctacatccccgaggcatgactatgggcgctcctccccgtgataccgctacaataccgcacaccggcacccgggcgccggcacacgccgccggctcccccttgcgcgcctgtgctattatgttgacataggttacatcgtgtgtctaaccccgctatatatgagagacctaggatacaagtgtcataCTAGGACacaactccatatcctatctaaacacaatacaactacaagtccaactgtaacctaccttgtacactatatttcgacacaactccaataaaatccaccttggcgaatattctccaccaccttgaattcgtctatgcgtcaaacttccatgtacattggacttgagcttatcccatgagtacggctgctactccaaagactccatatgactccacctgcaatttATAGTCCCTTcatttcttgaccacagtcaacactcgagcaaaattaagttccttgttactctagtttgtgctcccaattTCCAGAGTATctgtccaacgccatcacacactgattactgacctgcgtgaaagtgaacaactcacatattgggtgtcacacataagagttacctaaactcaacatcaccgctcctttcttgaccgtctgtatgaaacttgaaggaatttcaccgttgcttgtagtcctcccgagtcaaattcacagttgtctcattacatgtatgaccaccagagctcTGGCTCGTCTCCATGTACCGtgcgtaccgcacgcctcgccgctattactgcgtcgagcctccgctgtcccgatcgagtctcaagggtcgtgaacccacaccactcaaccaccactgcagagtaccaccgatcatcaccgaccgatgaccaatttcacgcttccatcagaccactgggctccagtccgaactacgtGTCCCTCGCTTTTTCCCCTTGCTGGATAGGCTTCGATTGcctggatccttacaccgtagcccctcaatccagctccaccttcaacataactccatggtagatgatcaatcCACCCTCACGCCCCGTCGACATCAAGCTCCATGcgtacaccaccttgaatcaaccctgcaccatagtcttgtcgaagccacacaagccctcaggcctgcgccacgtgttgccacacccagaagtcggtcaccatcagcatcacgctcctatgacGTCATCGTCAATCTCACCtacgtcttctgtaccaaccgacttgcgtcgatccgtcagactgtccaGTCCGATCCAGCCGAACTTCTCCGACTGCAGACACATTCCAGACTCCTCAAGTTGTCACCGTGACCACCTCATCCATACACACATGTGTATCGACAAAGAAAACCAAAGACAAATTCCCTCATAGCTTTCCCGTGTGAACCACACGTATGTAGCTTCTGGATCCcttcttatttttctttcttgATGATAGCATCACGATCAAACTCTAGGTCCTTGTGCCATTTTTTTCTCAAACAAATCTCACATAGTACGCAGCTTCCGCAGCCTCACGCACAGCCAAGCATCGCGCTAGCTGCCGCCCCTGGTCCTTCCACACGCTTGAGCCTTGGCCTCGTGACCCGCGCCACTGCCGCTGAGAGTCAGCTGCACGCTGCGTTGCGTCGTCGCTAGGATCAAAACTCGAGCACAACACACGGCCTATACGCTTGCCCGACCGGTCCATCGACCGATCGCCGCACGTCTAGCTCCTGCTGCTTCCGATCCAATCTAGTCGACTCCCGCTTCCAATTGCCTTTTTCAATATCGTCGAGAACCACGCCAAAACTGGCTACATCTCGAACTCGATACTTCCTCTAGATTAATAATCTAGAGCCTCcgaacaacctagctcatgataccacttgttagaataaatccgaggcattccgtcgatcatccaaggaccaagcaatcacacgagcacaacaccgagatttgttaacgaggttcaccgatatggctacatccccgaggcatgactatgggcgctcctccccgtgataccgctacaataccgcacaccggccacccgggaaCCGGCACACGCTGCCGACTCCCCCTTGCACGCCTGTGCTAtttgttggcataggttacatcgtgtgtctacccccgctatatatgagaggcctaggatataagtgtcctactaggacacaactccatatcctatctaaaacaatacaactacaagtccaactgtaacttACCTAGTACACTATATTTGACACAACTCCAACAATTTTTGTGTGAGCGAGAAGATTGGCGCCCCCTGTGGTCAAGATTTAGGTCCACCACTGCACTTTGAAACAAGGTGTATGGGGTTTTGGATCATGTATATCTGCTTAACACATCATTTATACATGACACTCCAAGACCTTCCAAAGGGACATGAATCGTAAACGATGTGCAGATCACTAGCATTTTATGTTAGACATATCGAACATCATTGTT
This DNA window, taken from Triticum aestivum cultivar Chinese Spring chromosome 1D, IWGSC CS RefSeq v2.1, whole genome shotgun sequence, encodes the following:
- the LOC123164687 gene encoding uncharacterized protein translates to MARPYHLPLLSVLSFLLLTGLVTADLSGGNKVGKIVTMTVQYPAAGSPPGEKTTISAHYVDEHGGGDRRFDLDCDDDEPLGFAVKYLITTLEGIRDARESRSEL
- the LOC123164697 gene encoding uncharacterized protein — protein: MARLYHLTLLWVFLFLLLTGLVAADLSRGKKVGKKVTMTVRYPAEDSGEKITISAHLVGEGGVGDSHFHLDSDDYEPIVFAVKILVSAALEKVGDPQASLSKM